Proteins encoded within one genomic window of Scheffersomyces stipitis CBS 6054 chromosome 3, complete sequence:
- a CDS encoding predicted protein, with protein sequence MKTKDPRMSFRISKSRRKPEIPGTSVISINEQEIPGSSVMSLDYPSKAQSNKGTKSLHATSYVFAVDRNAIISKKKIVPGTSIIRIIQKRDNYINSDTGGIKYPEMSGKRIFANEVEAEPSSKYQNDSSSSTVFNIENMTDFPIGETTDFEISPSTLKSNLEFGSEFAFAIGPVVGDSRSRESSPRPDCDRVESTIVLETGSRKHTTTENKIQSVTTPYVWDSSVTSKNATANKHHSAIIRTKQQSTFSVNLSPHTNSSPGRALKFKLREDKREKAVPGTSIIFENNEITNLSNQGGKKSSTGLRLADQGTKAWQVFTTGKN encoded by the coding sequence ATGAAAACGAAGGATCCGCGAATGTCCTTTCGCATCTCCAAGTCCAGACGAAAGCCTGAGATTCCTGGAACCTCGGTCATCTCCAtaaatgaacaagaaattccTGGCTCTTCTGTAATGTCATTAGACTATCCGAGCAAAGCACAACTGAACAAGGGTACCAAGTCATTGCACGCGACATCGTACGTGTTTGCAGTAGATCGAAATGCCATtatctccaagaagaagatcgTTCCAGGCACCTCCATAATCAGAATTATTCAGAAAAGAGATAACTACATCAACTCAGATACCGGCGGTATCAAATATCCTGAGATGTCAGGAAAGCGAATATTCGCCAATGAAGTGGAAGCTGAACCATCGTCGAAATATCAGAATGACtcgtcgtcttctacagtattcaatattgaaaatatgACTGACTTTCCTATAGGAGAAACTACAGACTTTGAAATTTCGCCGTCCACCTTGAAACTGAACCTAGAATTCGGCTCTGAGTTTGCATTTGCCATAGGTCCTGTGGTTGGTGATCTGAGGTCTAGAGAAAGCTCTCCCAGACCTGACTGTGATCGCGTAGAATCTACAATAGTATTAGAAACAGGCTCAAGAAAACATACGACCACAGAAAACAAAATACAATCAGTGACAACTCCCTATGTATGGGATAGTCTGGTTACTAGCAAAAATGCAACGGCAAACAAACATCATTCGGCCATAATACGAACTAAGCAGCAATCGACGTTTTCTGTAAATTTGCTGCCCCACACAAATCTGTCACCAGGACGGGCActcaaattcaaattgcGGGAAGACAAGCGGGAGAAAGCAGTTCCGGGAACTTCTATCATATTTGAGAATAACGAAATTACAAACTTATCGAATCAAGGGGGAAAGAAGTCTTCCACTGGCTTACGGTTGGCTGACCAGGGTACCAAGGCCTGGCAGGTCTTTACCACCGGCAAAAACTAG
- the IFR1 gene encoding Zinc-binding oxidoreductase alcohol dehydrogenase (Putative NADPH:quinonereductase/dehydrogenase alcohol dehydrogenase~go_function alcohol dehydrogenase activity, zinc-dependent) translates to MAEIKVAISSGSKDVGKLTKVATYPPPVINDNQILFKAVAFASNPTDWKHVVAGWGTPGSIAGSDASGIVVKVGKDVKGFAVGDYVSSALHGNYRKDRGAFAEYVIADPIFTIKYDKNTFSEQALPVGSNPAGRITNFEGAAAITLGVATIGLSFSNSLKIAKDKSKNELDYILIWGGATATGIIGIQIAKLVYGLKVITTASSKNHKFLKSLGADEVFDYKDSEVVDQIVKAANGNIKYALDTVSSKQTFQQNYDATKGSTKVAFDSLLFLSSNDLNRDPQRKEDTFATTRVYLASGESYNREGQSIVPSKELLDNFKHFWEELIPPYLGQIITPGLRVLAPGLESASEALELLRQDKVSGEKVVFRI, encoded by the coding sequence ATGGCGGAAATTAAGGTTGCAATCTCCTCTGGATCTAAGGATGTTGGAAAATTGACCAAGGTCGCGACTTACCCACCACCTGTGATCAATGACAACCAGATCTTATTCAAGGCTGTGGCTTTTGCCTCAAACCCTACTGATTGGAAGCATGTTGTAGCTGGATGGGGTACCCCTGGTTCTATCGCTGGTTCTGATGCTAGTGGTATAGTCGTAAAAGTTGGAAAGGATGTCAAGGGCTTCGCTGTAGGGGATTATGTCTCCTCGGCCCTTCATGGAAATTACAGAAAGGATAGAGGCGCTTTTGCCGAATACGTAATTGCCGATCCAATTTTCACCATCAAATACGACAAGAACACTTTCTCTGAACAGGCTCTTCCAGTAGGCTCCAACCCAGCTGGTAGAATCACAAATTTTGAAGGTGCTGCGGCGATTACCTTGGGAGTGGCAACCATTGGATTGTCTTTCTCTAATAGTTTGAAAATTGCTAAGGATAAGCTGAAAAATGAACTTGATTATATTTTAATCTGGGGTGGAGCCACTGCTACTGGTATTATCGGAATTCAAATTGCTAAATTAGTGTATGGATTGAAAGTTATCACGActgcttcttccaagaatcacaaattcttgaagtcgttggGAGCGGACGAAGTATTTGACTACAAGGACAGTGAAGTCGTTGACCAAATTGTTAAGGCTGCCAATGGTAACATTAAATACGCCTTGGATACGGTTTCGTCCAAGCAGACATTCCAGCAAAACTATGATGCTACAAAGGGGTCTACCAAAGTAGCTTTTGATAGTTTACTATTTTTGAGTAGCAATGATCTCAATCGTGACCCTCAAAGAAAGGAGGATACTTTTGCGACGACTAGAGTTTATTTGGCTTCAGGGGAAAGTTATAACAGAGAAGGACAATCTATAGTGCCAAGTAAAGAGTTGcttgacaacttcaaacaTTTCTGGGAAGAATTGATTCCTCCTTATTTAGGCCAAATTATTACTCCTGGATTGCGAGTTTTGGCCCCTGGGTTGGAATCTGCAAGCGAAgctttggaattgttgagaCAAGACAAAGTTAGTGGCGAAAAGGTGGTTTTCAGAATTTAG
- the FDH2 gene encoding Zinc-binding oxidoreductase (go_function alcohol dehydrogenase activity, zinc-dependent; zinc ion binding) — translation MTVTNIKAAIVPGTTGEGELTEVATISLPQLSADQILIKSVAYAVNPTDWKHIAYGLSPKNAIAGSDVAGVVEKVGANVKGFKEGDKVSGFIHGNTSATVGAFGEYALLNPDTAIKYEASQISDKPLSVGEHPADLLNTFEGIAGVSLGLVTVSLSFAHSLQIPADKEKNKNASILIWGGATATGVLAIQLAKLVYGLNVIATASSKNHEFLKSIGADATFDYKDVKVVEAIKTYAKGSILYALDTVASPTTFQATYDATEGAESVAIDNLLALNGSSITTKPERKTTYGRTLAYTALGESIDLGGGVVPSTPELMSDYLNFWKNVLPPYIPLLKHSNLKVLPAGLESASSALELLRQDKVSGEKVVFRFD, via the coding sequence ATGACTGTCACTAACATTAAGGCTGCCATTGTTCCTGGCACCACTGGCGAAGGTGAATTGACCGAAGTAGCCACCATTTCTTTGCCTCAATTATCAGCCGACCAGATCTTAATCAAGTCAGTTGCCTATGCCGTAAACCCTACCGACTGGAAGCACATTGCCTATGGCTTGAGTCCTAAGAACGCTATTGCAGGCTCGGATGTCGCTGGTGTTGTCGAAAAAGTGGGCGCCAACGTCAAGGGCTTCAAAGAAGGTGATAAAGTGTCTGGTTTCATCCATGGTAACACTTCTGCCACCGTTGGTGCTTTTGGTGAATATGCTCTCCTCAACCCAGATACAGCCATCAAGTACGAAGCCTCGCAAATTTCAGACAAACCTTTGTCTGTTGGCGAACACCCAGCCGACTTGTTAAACACCTTTGAAGGTATTGCTGGTGTTTCTTTAGGTTTGGTTACTGTATCGTTGTCCTTCGCTCATAGTTTACAAATTCCAGCTGACAAGGAAAAAAACAAGAATGCTAGTATTTTAATCTGGGGTGGTGCTACTGCTACTGGTGTTCTTGCTATTCAGTTGGCCAAATTGGTTTACGGTTTGAACGTTATTGCCACTGCCTCTTCCAAAAATCACGAATTTTTGAAGTCGATTGGTGCCGATGCTACATTTGACTACAAGGATGTCAAGGTTGTTGAAGCAATTAAGACCTATGCTAAGGGTTCCATTTTGTATGCTCTTGACACTGTTGCCAGCCCAACTACTTTTCAAGCTACCTACGATGCTACTGAAGGTGCCGAATCTGTTGCTattgacaacttgttggcttTGAACGGCTCTAGCATCACTACAAAGccagaaagaaagactACTTATGGTCGTACTTTGGCTTACACTGCTCTTGGTGAAAGTATTGACTTGGGTGGTGGTGTTGTGCCTTCAACTCCAGAGCTCATGAGTGACTAcctcaacttctggaagaatGTTCTTCCACCATATATCCCTCTTCTTAAGCATTCAAATCTTAAGGTGTTGCCAGCTGGTTTGGAATCTGCCTCCAGTGCTCTCGAATTATTGAGACAAGATAAGGTTAGTGGTGAAAAGGTTgttttcagatttgactAA
- a CDS encoding predicted protein (go_component nucleus~go_function nucleic acid binding; zinc ion binding): MKTCYYELLGVESTATDVELKKAYRKRALQLHPDKNPDDVEAATNRFALVRAAYEVLSDPQERSWYDAHKSSILRDDDEYVEEEADMIIPSISTEELMRYFNPALYSRMDDSLEGFYSVVSRLFERLAAEEVTHGKASDSKTFSKYKDDDTANINVTDSSFLLFPRFGNSRADYASEVRSFYNLWNNFASVKTFNWKDEYRYSMAPDRRTRRMMERENKKARDTARKEYNETVKNFVSFIRKRDPRVKAGVAEFEKMKKKQKQQELEKQAKQQRVRELLDNHNKFEAQEWQQLSLEELNDLEHMLEEEYDISSDSSDSEYDEFDNPLEDNEIQVYECFVCNKDFKNKNQFEVHESSNKHKKLLKKLKWEMKKEGIDLGIDKHDLDLDDFETASSEFDSAQEEIEHELVSEDQYVLHENSDCSEDRSKNGNTIEESTEYEVDDDVNSDIEPELTRQKQTKKKNANSSSGEIVLEEVDDELAKLAKGMKLDDSDEDDWSTSKSKKKDKKKKKTKNSLQSSRESSALPEAETPPVKGTEKCTVCNETFTSRNKLFQHVNSTGHAALKMKGKKGKSRK; this comes from the coding sequence ATGAAGACTTGTTACTACGAGCTCCTCGGAGTGGAGTCTACGGCGACGGATGTAGAGCTCAAAAAAGCATACAGGAAAAGAGCTCTTCAACTCCACCCGGATAAGAATCCCGATGATGTAGAAGCAGCGACCAACAGATTTGCTTTAGTCAGAGCAGCTTACGAAGTCCTTAGTGATCCTCAGGAGAGATCGTGGTACGACGCCCATAAATCTTCGATTCTACGTGACGATGACGAGtatgtagaagaagaagcagataTGATAATTCCCAGTATTTCGACTGAAGAGCTAATGAGATACTTCAATCCTGCCTTGTATTCGCGAATGGATGATTCCTTGGAAGGCTTCTACAGTGTGGTTTCAAGATTATTTGAGAGATTGgcagcagaagaagtaaCTCATGGAAAAGCTCTGGATTCAAAGACCTTTTCCAAGTATAAGGATGATGATACCGCGAACATTAATGTAACAGACTCTTCgtttcttttgtttccaaGATTTGGGAATAGCAGAGCAGATTATGCCTCAGAAGTAAGACTGTTCTATAATTTGTGGAACAACTTTGCCAGTGTGAAGACATTCAACTGGAAGGATGAATATAGATACTCTATGGCTCCAGACAGACGTACGAGAAGAATGATGGAGCGTGAGAACAAGAAAGCAAGAGATACAGCCAGAAAGGAGTATAACGAAACAGTCAAGAATTTTGTTCTGTTTATAAGGAAGAGAGACCCAAGAGTGAAAGCAGGAGTTGCCGAATTtgagaagatgaagaagaaacaaaagcAGCAAGAATTAGAAAAGCAAGCCAAGCAGCAGCGAGTCCGCGAACTTTTGGATAATCATAATAAATTCGAAGCTCAAGAATGGCAACAGTTGTCACTTGAGGAGTTGAATGATTTGGAACATATGCTAGAGGAAGAGTATGATATCAGCTCTGATTCCTCGGACAGTGAATACGATGAGTTTGATAATCCTTTAGAAGACAACGAGATTCAGGTATACGAATGTTTTGTGTGTAATAaagatttcaaaaataAGAATCAGTTTGAGGTTCACGAAAGCTCAAACAAACATAAAAaacttctcaagaaattgaagtggGAGATGAAAAAAGAAGGGATAGATTTAGGGATAGACAAGCATGACCTCGATTTGGATGACTTTGAGACTGCCAGCAGCGAGTTTGATTCGGCGCAAGAGGAAATAGAGCATGAGCTAGTACTGGAGGATCAATATGTACTACATGAAAACAGCGATTGTCTGGAAGATCGTTCTAAGAACGGGAATactattgaagaatcaactgaatatgaagttgatgacGATGTCAATAGCGATATAGAGCCTGAACTCACACGACAGAAACAgacaaaaaagaagaatgccAATTCGTCTAGTGGTGAGATCGTgttagaagaagttgacgatGAACTTGCAAAGCTAGCGAAGGGTATGAAGCTTGATGATAGCGACGAGGATGATTGGTCTACCTCCAAgagcaaaaagaaagacaagaaaaaaaagaagactAAGAATAGTTTACAAAGCTCTAGAGAGCTGTCTGCTCTTCCTGAGGCTGAGACTCCTCCAGTAAAAGGAACCGAAAAGTGTACCGTTTGTAACGAAACATTCACCTCGAGAAACAAACTCTTTCAACATGTTAATAGTACAGGGCATGCTGccttgaagatgaagggTAAGAAGGGTAAATCCCGGAAGTAA